The sequence TGGCGTATTTCCTAGGAGAGAAGTATCACAGACGCGGGTGTTATAATTTGATGTTGCCATACGTTAATTCATTCTTTATTATCTCATTTTAAGGTAATATCCAGGCTTATTTATAAGTTTAGCGGAACTAGTGTTAATGAGATACTTTAgtgctattattattattatttcggtaaaaaatatatttaagattttcctattaattgttattctaaaattttatattattattcctcactaagaaaacaaaacaaaatgtaaacaatGTACTCGAAATAGATTTTTAGATAGAAGTTCTAGAAGCTTAAAGTGTACAATTAAAATACATTTTAGGATTGAAATGGAAGCTCAACTTAACTTAGaataaaaatctcaaaacaaaACTAGAGAGCAGCCAACcaaatataagcattttaaacaTGAAACAACGTTCTAGAGGAAACAGTTTGTCGATATATCCCCTAACTGCTCCGGTTCTAACCATTCATCGTAAAAACAACTATCGAACAATTTCGTGGCATGTTGCCTCGAAAATTATCCGTAGCGATAAACTATCTAAAACGCTCTAAACTAAACTGCACTGGAACTCATTAGTGTTGCACAAACCCTCATCAGTACGATTTATTTACCAGTATTAATCCTATTGTAGCCGTCTGCGGGAAAATGGAGagaaaaaggtcgaaaaagataCACGTTCGTAATGAGAGAGGAGAACCAAACGGATGAAGTTGGTAGTTGGTGGTGTATCGTTGGTGGTGGTAATTTACAACTGTGAGATGCAGCGACTATTTCGGCGGTTCGATTATTTTCCTTTCGAATACTTGAATAAATGGGATACATAAGAAGAACTTACTTTGGAATACTCAATACTCATCCTGAATAACAATTTTAGTGCTATAATAGTTACAAAAGACACAATTTGCTCTCAAACACTTGTGTGTAAAAAAGGCACTTTTTTATGatacaaatttatttaattatttttagacATAGATTTAATTCGAAACACAAAATTTATAAATCTGAAACCCAAGAATAATTTTGAACCTAAAGAATTTTGTCGGGACTACACAAGAAGTTCGAGCTACCAACCAACAAATTCACTATTTTTTTCGATGGAATATCTAAAGTTTATGCAGCTTCAAATGTCTAAATTGTCATCATAATATATTTTGGTAAATTCTTAAGTATTTATCGGAGCAAATGTCGAGAGACCATTCATTTTGCTCCTTACGAAaacattatgaaaaataattcccttacacacttagtttttatttctgcagctcggcaaaaatccacGCAGCCGTGAACCCAGCCACATAAATACTGATAAATGATTTTTGTTAGCTTATTTTCGGCAAGttgtttgctgattttcagcaactttgacagaaatctcagcAAACAACAtgttttgattgtttttgttttttgtggagttttatttttttttaatttttgcatCACAAACAGTGATGGTgcgaaatatatcatttatagTTCATAAATTTGTCGCTAAGagtattttaataaaaatacgAGCATATATCTCTATtggcataaatattctatatcctatTAGGTCACAAATATTAAGGGGACActtgcttacagattccgtTTAAGCTCCTTTGCAATATGTGGCCGACCTATTTCCATCCACGTTCTTAAACATCTTTTTTATTGGTATTTGATGGTTTTTATGTGTCCGATATCCAGCTGTAAGGTCGTCAGAATTATAGATTTAAGACATCATCTGCGTTATCTTTGCCTATATACAACACGTTTCGCGATAGAGTAGTACATTCGAATTTCGGTGCGTGGATGAATCCGGTTGAGTctcaaaatatttcgaaaactcgcaAACGTAGCCAGCCTTTCTAACTCGTGCTTCCATGTCGATCCCAATTTCGCCATCTCGCCAAGATATTGAAATCGTACGATCGTCCGACTACTGAGAAGTTTGAGGGGCTGTTCCAGTTTGACACTCAACTACCTGGTCCTGCTTACGTTGATAGTGAGACCCGCCACAAAGAAGCATACGGTCAGCTCGTTGAGTCCACTTGGCACAAAAGAGCGTTACAGCACTAATATAGTATTTCGTGTTCATTAGCCAAATCAGAGTCGATTAAGGTAtggtacacggtcaatcgcacccaccaagTTCCCATAGATTGAGAAGTAACAGTGGAGATGAaatgcatccttgcctcacatcagcGACTATTCAAAAGGGGTCTGACAAACTTCCGATCCTATCTGAAAATCCGTAGCATCCTTAGGCCAATTCCAACTTGTTTACCTGCTCCATAATGATTCGGAGCGGGCAAAATATTGCATCATAGTTGCTACAACATTCGCACAGACAACCGATCGACCTTGGGGTCCCCTTTAGATGTAATGCCTTGGATGGCtgctttttgaagaaaacttAAAGTCCCAGTTTTCTTCAAAAAGCTGTTCAAACTGCCCGAACCAACTTTTCAGCTGTACAAGTCAGTGAGTAATTGAAGCAATAATCTCCAGTTTCAGCAGCCATCCTTTCTTCATCGGTAGGGAAGTCGACCCATGCCGCCTTTCCTGTCTGCAGCAGCGTccgactcccacttacagagATACAAATCGTTGTGGGATTCGTACTTCGATTCGCTCTTCTACGCTCCTCAATCTTTCGACGGGTAATCATAATAATTTCTGTAATCCTGTAATCTTTTTGCTGAGTGCGCAGTTCACCAAAGTTGTTCTCGTTGGTTTCGATAAAGCATTCTTCGTCGCCCccttccagaacatccactACCCGTGTTTCAAGTgcttcaacgaacgatctcttcacagctggatcatCTAGTtggtctatgttgattcgttaCCCGAGCATCTCCTCCCACCGCTGAAATCGAGCAATGCGTTGCCGGATCTCGCGAATTAGACGATGATAGTCAAACGCGATGTCAACTAAAAGCTATTCTAAAAATGTAAGTTGCTGGCTGCAGACGGGAAAGGCGGTTGGACGCCCCGGCCGACGATGGGAAGAAAGTCGAAATAACCGGCGATCATCGCCTACTGCtcgatatttcacgacgcctgATTGGAACAAGGACAAGTCCGTGGATGCCAGGgaaagacgcgacatgtcagtcactcaccgaTCTAACTGATCAGCTGATACGTTGCTTGACCTTAGCACAAATTCTTCTAGTTTTGACGACTTATTCTAATTCGGATTCCAGGGTGATCATGTGAGAACCATACTGCCAAGCTTTGCGTCATCCTGGAGCAGGACAATGgatttcaagagtccctctaTTTGTTACTGATTGACCATGGAAAAGCCTTCAATCAtctaaatcacaaaaaaaatctgcaagACGTCCCTAGAAGCAAGGGAGGTCTAGACAAAATCCAGGCTCCTGCACAATGAAATCACTAGCGTAAGGCAAGGATGGATGTATTATATCTCTGTTGCTATTGCCCATCGTAATCGAAGAAATCATTGGCCAATCTACCAGCCCACCACCATAGAACAATCGAATGACCTCGACCCAGATGATGATAATGCTCTACCAATGCAACATCGCTCTACCATGTAGAGTAAACTAAATGACCTGGTCGTACGCTCCCACTCATCAACGTCATTAAGACCAAATCATTGGATGTgaacaactccaactccacggtAGTCGGACAAACAGTGGAAAGAAGGTCGAGAGAAGGTCGTATTAGCAGAGATCAAATAGATTTGCAAatattcatcaaccgatgtaTACGTTTTACAGCTCGGACCTGGTAGCCTTACAACTGGATCCCGAATGCTGAGCCCCATCGACTATGCCACCGAAATTCGATATTAACAGCAACTCCACAGTATGAACGAACATAGGCCGACCACGCATCACATAAGAACGGTGACGAGATCTCCAAGCAAGCGCTACACAGGAATTCGGCAGGACATCGCAGAAGAAGCAGAGCAAGGATCTCCTGGCTCTGAAACCCTAACAGAAAAATGAACGCACTAGATCATACTTGGGCCCTAGTCAAGGATAGAGATCTTTTACGTTGTACGTTACGTATTTACTATGTACCCCTAAGGGCCGTTTTTTTAGGCTGCGTGGATTTGGATCCCACTTGATGAATGCCACATGTATATGGTTGCTGAATACTGAGAAGAAAACCAATCAAAGTGTCGTATAGCTAATGTATAGTATTGTGTAACTTTGATTAACTATTTTTACAAAGTAATGGAGatttattttagaacttgtttggaagaatgttttattttttataaaacacGTGGAACTGTAGCTCTCAAAAATCTAGGTTTattttcagtgtttcgtacctttgcacagtgttgggaaaaactcaaaatctcaaaattcataaacgattcaaatcactcgtgagttgaaacgcaccccaCTCAGCACATGCATTGATTTAAAATCGCAAATGAGTTAGTTCGCGCGGGAGCGTTCAATgattgagttttatgaatgattttaccaacactgtgcATGGAGTAAGGTAAACGAAAAGCTGCAACTAGATACCTGAGAAGACATCGCAGATCATGCGGGGGTTTGGAAGCGCCCAGGCAGCAACCGCTGTGCATGAGCCGAAATGACTTCCTTACGACTCTTGCATGAGTGAGTTTAGCGTCCATTGCATCCTCTTTACGGGTTGACCCGAGGTTGTATCTATGTCACCAACAAGTAGCATGGCATTCCAATAATTTGAGGAACATGGGCTGATATGACGTGCTCCACCGATTCTGCTTCAGACTTCACATGTATTCCGTATAGTCTGGGAAGCCTGCAATTCCAAACCTATGCAAGAAATTTATAAAACAGCCAGGTTCAGACAACACATCTGTGATTTCAAAAGTACATCTGACCATTGCCCTTATTGATTCAACCAGTTTGAGTTTCAGACTTGATTTAAACAAAAGCCTCTAATTCTAAaagtactttaaaaaaaatggttttatgGATTCAACGGcacttttccaaaaagaaaaacaaaaatttctaaagaaataagttccagattttttttttcattttataaaGTTTATGCTAAATTCACAACTGGATAAATATGCTACAAATATTCATATCCTTTGCTTTCTCTAAAGattctttgctatcattttccattaaaatttcaaatttttcatggattatttgcattttgaacttttttttcgtttccttgttattttttttattccccccCCCTCGTACTTTTcaagagctgtcggacataaaataaatttgatatttgtatcggcctaataaacTGTGACACAAAATCCCTTCAAATAATCGCTGTTGAACATCAAGATTCACAGCGAATTTGAAGTCACGAAGAAGTTCCGAATCGGGTCAAAAAGTACTAAGTGATCATTTTTCCTAAATCCGTCATTTCATGTCCGTCATCTTTCGACGCAGTTTAAAAATGTTGAACATGTTTTTCTCATTCCACGACGTTGCTCCTAACGAAGCATAGTCAAAAATTTAACCTCCACCGCGgtggttagctcttttttgcaaattttataTCATTCTAATGCTTGATTTGCCTAAtcgtcacatgtgctttactgttctATATTCACAGTCAAGCAAGCCGACATTGTTCATTATCGAGAACATCACGCACTAAAGACCCCGAGCAACGGGCTGGGCGAATTGTGTATAGAGTGTGAATCAATCACGCTCTGCTATTACAACGACTGGCTTGGATAAAGCATTTGACGAGTATAACTGTTCTATGTTCTATGAAGCAGTCCTGATGTGCTGCGACGACTAAtgactcggattctgatggcttttgcGCAAACGTGATCgtcaagtggtcttgttgtttaggagttatcacgcctatctagagagtaggaggttgagggtccgAATCCCTCCaaaacacgtggattcttttcgcaaatttagtGTCAATTTATCCAATCCAGAAACATGTGCATGTGCAGCCAagttatttaacaaaaaaaaaagctttttggTATGGccaagttgccgaataatatgcaattaatcagATCATACCCCCGAAAATGTCAATTGGCCGAATGAGTCATGAGGACGAAAATGTCGATTGACCAAACGTGTCATATGGTCAGAAATGTCGTTTGCCCGAACTGGAGATTTTGCCTGGAAACTCGTTTAGCCGAACAAAACTTATAACAAAGACCATACATTCGACGACATATGTAAGTCATTTGGCAGTTGGACATGAAAGACCATGATTTGCAAAACCACAAGATTAGTCTGGATGGTCAACGGAAAATGGTCTGTGGTTTGAAAAAATAACCAGAAAATGGTTTGCggtttggggccctccttaggggccatccagaaaccacgtggtcatatttttgaagattttcaaccccccccctccccccatgtggcttatcgtggtcatttggcttttggaaataaagaagaatttctggtgaagattcgaaagaacttatcgtagaaaatttcattagaatgaaaaaaatatatgaaaattttaacattttttttttccaccgaaaaatatatgtatttcccacgggactgttttgaattttcagacagaattcacatggaatttttttcggagttttaaggaaattttttcTACAGTGTAaaggagatgttttgttttttttttttcattaacaatttgaagcaaaatttttcagggagaattgttcaaaaatcattctgaatgccagcactaaatcaggattgtatgaactaatgtcaaagtttttacaggaaatttctttactggatttttcctgaatatccacaagaatttcttggattattgtaaaaacatgaatatttttcaaatttgtagctgcagtccgctgatgcaaaagtgtcggcgccgtgatgccaaaaaccatctgcggtggtggcgcggcgcggcggaatttttttaaattttcacatttttcctttccaaatttttgttgtggaaattgagactgaatcgcaacctgttttttcgtttattttttatggaaaaaggatctaaggctaagatggtcaaatagcgCAGATATGGCATCGGCAttacgaccgacgctgcgttaccggtttttctcgatgcacacctgcgtctttttaacgctgagttgaaaagacgctacgtgggcatcggccacgtaattaaattaaatcatcaaattttaatgatttgtattttttacaccgctattgttattcaccaaaagtttttcgtgtaaaaaaaaccacgtggttcgagagcaacacccccctcccccatgtggcttatcgtggtcattttccaaaccccacctccccccatatatgaccacgtggtttctggacggccccttagccgtgcggtaagacgcgcggctacaaagcaagaccatgctgagggtggctgggttcgattcccggtgccggtctagttcattttcggattggaaattgtcttgacttccctgggcataaaagtatcatcgtgctagcctcatgataatacgaatgcaaaaatggtaacctggcttagaaacctcgcagttaataactgtggaagtgcttaatgaacactaagctgcgaggcggctctgtcccagtgtgtggggatataatgccaataagaagaagaagaagcaggttTGCGGTTTGGGGAACCACAAGGTGTGTCTTGAAGATCATCAAAAAAATGAGTCGACATTATTGTTTCATAAGAGCGAAAGttgcaaacgtaaacaatgatttttttcactgaTTTCACAAACATTGCGGCCTACTCAAGGTATTTTCCACTTCTATTCCGTAGAAAGCGCGAAGGTGGTTAAACGTGACTTTTTCCTAataaaacaacaatgtcgagTTTATGGTCTGAAAGCCCACAAGACTTCCCGAAGATTTCATTAGAATAAGATGAATTTAGTTTGAAGTTAGTACTTAGTATTCTTCTGGCATCTTAATTGAAGGCCTGCCATTGCAGGGGTATGAAATATGTGTGGCAAGCACAGTGGGTACACTACGCCcagagaatgtttcccacctgaaaacaccctagaccggaccgagaattgaTGGATATTAAAATCTGTTTTAGTTTAAAATCCAAACGCCTAGCATATTCTTAACGATCATATTTGTTCTTTGCACCTTTTCATTGTTTTACAAGACCCACTTTAAAACCGAATAATTAAATTCAAGCCATTTTTtccaatattcaaataaaaaaaattgtgtgcATTATGCAACTTATTTTCTCAACTATCACTGCACGATAAGCCTAGTTTTATAATGTACAACTTGTGCAGCTTATTACGTATAAGAATAAACAAAAACTGAAACTCAGTAGCTTATAATAGCTATGAACGCATCAATTAGAGTTTCGACTGCATGTATAACTAATCGTATCAATCATTCCTCAAGTattcgaaaataaaataaacactCGAACCCATCGAGCCGCACTTGGTACGATCACACAATCACAGACGACATGGCGACATTGTATCGAAATAATTATGCCTTAACAACTATCGAGCTGAATGTGGTCAACGAGAATGCATGAAAATGGTTCAATCTACTCTCTAAACATGAAACTGAGAACAAACACAAGTAGCATTGCCTTGAAGGTTAACCAAATGAGAAGAGCGAAcgaaaataaatgcaaataagCTGATTGATGGCATAGACTCAGGAGCAACAAAATCGTTGTTGTCTAGAcgcaaaataaaacataaattagGATGAGAGAAAAAACAGCCAAAGGAAAACATATTTGGCCGCTGATATAAATCATATACAAAAAGGAGGGGGGTAAAGATGGAAACTCAAATATGCAGGAGAGCGTTATGCGACAAGAAATACGGACGAGCCAATTGCATTATTTCTGATCGAGTTTCTTGCTCACATTTTCTCCTCCACGATTATAGATTATAGAAGTCGTACAGTGttaataaatatttgaatcGTGTGGTAGCAAgaacaattattttttgaaaagaaatggcAAGGCaaggaaaaatagaaaaaagtaTACAAATAATGATGAATGGAAAGGTGCGCAGATGAGAATTTTCTTAGTGACAATGTAATGGACAATAGAAACAATTCATAGGAAGAAGAAATGCAAATGGAAGCGATTATTGTAGTGAAATGGTGAAGGCGCGACGGCATTGTGTAGAATTGTAGACTTTCAATAAAAACCCTAATATCGTACTTACTTGCAAATCGAGACATTCGCGATCGATTGCTCCCGTGTAGATGAACTTCAAGCATTGCTGCATGGCCTGCGGGGTGATAAGCTTACTCACTGAGACTATGGTCTGTGTTTGCGTGTAAGTGTGCTTTCCATTTTCGATCTGAAAGAAGATGGCCGCGGAAAAGTGGAAAGATGCAGTCGCATCGGACTTCAAGAAGCAAGTCATTGATTTCCACGGATCCTACCTGGAAAATCCTAATACTCTGAAACACTGGATGATGCAACTCACGATAGAGATCCTTCTTCGGCTCCACTGTAGGCAGGGCCTGATAACTAGAGCGCCGCTTCAGTTGTTCCCACATTCTGGAAAAGATTCAAGAACATTACAGTTTACTGTTAGTGAAATTGTTACCTGAGATTATCTAAGTTCTAAGTATGTTACTGTTGGTAAATTTAATCGATGATCATTCTCGAAAACCTGACCATGACAGATGCGGAAGTAAATATTTGACAACACAAACCTATTGGGAGCTTTGTTCTGTTCGGCTCGAATGAGACACTCGGTATCTTCATTGAAGTCCGCTGTCGTCGATTCGCCAAACGTTGAACTAACCATACTGGACTCGCTGCTACTGCGGGCACCCATATCGGAGATGTCCATCGTCAGTAACCTGTCGTTTAGGTGGGAAGAGAGTGCTTAGTATTGCAACTGGTTCGCCCGTTTCCGACTAGACGGATGGAATTGTCAATGCTAACCTATGAAATGCATTAGAACTACTAGCTAACATAAATCTATGTACGGAAAAACGTATAGTACCGACAATTAATACTAAATCTGTATAGCACTGCGAATTGAACATGTTTAGCATATCTTTAGTATGTGTGCCGGTAATGACTGTTACTTCCGGTGGTGGAGGTTTGGGCGGTCGGAATGGTGCCTATGGAAGAGAAGAAAATTCGTATAAATTAATATACAGAGCTCGTCGACCATTTCACTCGATCTTACTTGCAAAAGCGGCCGCTGCACCCGCTTCAGATTGGTCATCCAAAACCGGTGTTCACGACGGGCTATCAGTGCGGCACGGATTGCATTCTCGAACACCTCGTTCACGCCAAAGTACGTAAACACGCTCGTTTCATAGTAGGCGACACCGAGCTCTTTGGCCACCGCACGTGCTTCGTCCGGCATCACCAGGTCGCTCTTTCGGGCGGCCCGCACGAAGGGACTCCGATCGCCGAAGTAGGACAGATAGGTCTCATCTCGATACATATACCGAAGGTCGTTCTTACAGCCGACTAGAATCACAGGAGTATCTGGACAGAATTTTCGTATCTCCGGGTACCACATGGCGCGGCAATTGCGCAGTGACACCGGATTCGCTATCGAAAAGCATAGCAGCACAACGTCAGATctgaaagaaacgaaatttatttttttttaaattgaaagtaCTTTAAAACCTAAAAAACCCCAACCTAATTCACGTAgtaatactgcctttctcgcggccgagacaccaaccttatataccattttctttataacttctAAACGCAACTTGTTActaaatagtgatcaacaaggctttgccTTCTgtcgaaaaaaaggaagaaaagttgtctaatgtctTAGCTTTCGTgcacacacgtacacacagatATATATACACATACAGActcacggacagacagacatttgctcaccTTGTCGAGCTGAATTGATTGGGTCTGTGGGTCTCCGAAGCTTCTATGAAAAGGTCATTTTCAGAGTGGAATGATAGCCtttcaactttgttgtacgagaaagccaAAAATAAGACTCATTTATATTTCAGTCTAACTAGTGTGAAATAGTGATGTAAAGGGTAAATCATTAACAATAACTAACTACTTTCCGTTTCAGTTTATGTATACTTCTTAAATTCAGTGTACATAATAAATTAATTCCATAACGCTACTCATTGCATTGCTAAAGATGGTTCGATTGTATCTCCGCATAAATTATCGGAAGCACCAGACCGGCATCTGACGAATACAAATCGCCTCCCAAAAATAGTACCACCCTCGTCATTCTTGTATAACATGCCTGATTCCATTTCTAAAcccattattcaacattctgAGATATACTCACCGTCCGTACGCAAAGCGCCGGTCCTTGTCGTGGTCACCGAAGGTATCCCAGAGTCGCAGTGAGACGTTGACACTGTCTACGATTTCCCACGAGCGTTCCAGTACCTGCATCGCCGAGCCGCATGTGTGCATCCCGAATCACAAACATGGTGCAGCAAAAAAGAGAAAAGAATTATAGGACCAAAAACAAAGCTCATTCAGAATGTGCTAAAAAGTTATAAATTATCTCAAGCTAACAAGCCGACGACAACAATGTGCAAGGACAGCTGGAAAGAGACAGATGGATGGGAAAAATGTAGACCGAGATTTATGACCCCAGATGTTGTGGATAAATAAAACGATTATCCCTGTCCGATAAGAACCCGTTGAAGGCTTAACGGGTGTAATTTGTGTGCAGTTCAATTAGCACGTTTAACGTTGGATGGATATGACAAAGGATGGATGCGACACAAAAATGCGGAAACGAAAGGCAAATGCCCTAGCATGGAAAGTTTCATGAGTAATAATCCATTTGGAAACAACCACGCTCTGCGACGAATACCAGCCATAAGTATGAATTCTTTGTgctaaacgaaatttttcggcAACAAACATATAAGTGAGAAAAATTATTAACTCCAATAGGTTTgtattcttcagattttttcagcagtttaAGCAGCAAACACATGAAATAACCAAAGAAATTGGTGGGTTATTCTCTTCATTCGAGATGGATGAAGTCGTGGCCGTGGTTTGGGAAATGGATTCATTGTTTTATTATCGAACTAA comes from Armigeres subalbatus isolate Guangzhou_Male chromosome 2, GZ_Asu_2, whole genome shotgun sequence and encodes:
- the LOC134210787 gene encoding rho-related BTB domain-containing protein 1 isoform X2, whose translation is MDNEQPHQELVKCVLVGDTAVGKTRLICARACNKHVSLSQLLNTHVPTVWAIDQYRIYKDVLERSWEIVDSVNVSLRLWDTFGDHDKDRRFAYGRSDVVLLCFSIANPVSLRNCRAMWYPEIRKFCPDTPVILVGCKNDLRYMYRDETYLSYFGDRSPFVRAARKSDLVMPDEARAVAKELGVAYYETSVFTYFGVNEVFENAIRAALIARREHRFWMTNLKRVQRPLLQAPFRPPKPPPPEVTVITGTHTKDMLNMFNSQCYTDLVLIVGTIRFSVHRFMLASSSNAFHRLLTMDISDMGARSSSESSMVSSTFGESTTADFNEDTECLIRAEQNKAPNRMWEQLKRRSSYQALPTVEPKKDLYRELHHPVFQSIRIFQIENGKHTYTQTQTIVSVSKLITPQAMQQCLKFIYTGAIDRECLDLQTATIGLILEIRQAAEFLELPQLMVLLSNTQANQSFMNDETIQHYSTCMKQNLEKYCVQDGIFGDITFELDDGHMKAHRAMLVARCDVMKAMLNGDFREAHANLIVLPGVTEYTFHKLLCYLYTDEIPPISADKCLNLLELANRLCLPRLLNLVECRVIEDLTRMSQNETSEAVEHCLRLLESVKLHNAHQLAEWCMSYLCVNYNSICKLSPRSLKSLHPDNQDYLREHRWPPVWYLKDYDYYQRCMNELNRELNNGKKDCTADDKGCLCFSGGKSKRSAAAAKSTLQTAITASSEHQSDMVSTSLFQSNANSVNQFDPEHDGADL